A single region of the Mycobacterium avium subsp. avium genome encodes:
- the rplV gene encoding 50S ribosomal protein L22: MTTTEFPSAVAKARFVRVSPRKARRVIDLVRGRSVTDALDILRWAPQAASEPVAKVIASAAANAQNNNGLDPATLVVATVYADEGPTAKRIRPRAQGRAFRIRKRTSHITVVVESRPAKDQRSAKSSRTRRAEASKAAAKAPAKKAPAKKAPAKKAPAKTAAKKTPAKTSETSDAKGGSD, from the coding sequence ATGACCACAACGGAATTCCCTTCGGCGGTGGCCAAGGCACGCTTCGTGCGGGTGTCGCCGAGAAAGGCACGCCGGGTGATCGACCTGGTGCGCGGCCGCTCGGTGACCGACGCACTCGACATCCTGCGGTGGGCGCCGCAGGCCGCCAGTGAACCGGTGGCCAAGGTGATCGCCAGCGCCGCGGCCAACGCGCAGAACAACAATGGGCTGGACCCGGCCACCCTGGTGGTCGCCACCGTCTACGCCGACGAGGGCCCGACCGCCAAGCGCATCCGTCCGCGCGCGCAGGGGCGTGCGTTCCGAATCCGCAAGCGCACCAGTCACATCACCGTGGTGGTGGAAAGCCGGCCGGCCAAGGACCAGCGGTCGGCGAAGTCGTCCAGGACCCGCCGCGCCGAGGCCAGCAAGGCCGCCGCCAAGGCGCCGGCCAAGAAGGCCCCGGCCAAGAAGGCACCCGCCAAGAAGGCACCCGCGAAGACCGCGGCCAAGAAGACACCGGCGAAGACGTCTGAGACTTCTGACGCGAAGGGAGGCTCAGACTAG
- the mftG gene encoding mycofactocin dehydrogenase MftG, translating to MNDAVSHSDVLIVGAGSAGSVVAERLSADPGCTVTVVEAGPSLDDPALLARTANGLQLPIGVGSPLVRRYQTQLTERPARRHPLVRGATIGGSGAINGGYFCRGLRRDFDRLGLPGWAWSDVLDSFRAIETDLDFDGPAHGRSGPILVRRTREMTGTTERFIDAARRAGFGWIDDLNDAAAQPVSGIGAVPLNIVDGVRKGSGAGYLIPALSRPNLRVQAHTRVARLRFAGTVARGADVVGPHGRATLTADRIVLCAGAIETAHLLMLSGIGEPGMLRAAGVPVRVALPVGTSFSDHAEWVLPTDWPVAPGRPVLEVVLSTADDLEIRPYTGGFVAMTGDGTAGHADWPHLGVALMQPRARGCLTLMSADPAVPPRIEHRYDSEPGDVAALARGAELARELAGGTTDAAAAIWSTSQHLCGTAPMGVDGDPRAVVDPRCRVRGIDNLWVIDGSVLPAITSRGPHATIVMIGHRAAEFVR from the coding sequence TTGAATGACGCCGTCTCGCACAGCGATGTGCTGATAGTCGGCGCCGGCAGCGCCGGATCGGTTGTCGCCGAACGTCTTTCCGCTGATCCAGGGTGCACGGTGACCGTGGTCGAGGCGGGCCCGTCCCTCGACGACCCGGCGCTGCTCGCCCGGACCGCCAACGGGCTGCAATTGCCGATCGGCGTCGGCAGCCCGCTGGTGCGCCGATACCAGACCCAGCTCACCGAGCGGCCCGCCCGCCGGCACCCGCTGGTGCGCGGCGCCACCATCGGCGGCTCGGGCGCGATCAACGGCGGCTACTTCTGCCGCGGGCTGCGCCGCGATTTCGACCGCCTCGGCCTGCCGGGCTGGGCATGGTCGGACGTGCTGGACAGCTTCCGCGCCATCGAGACCGACCTGGACTTCGACGGACCCGCGCACGGCCGCAGCGGCCCTATCCTGGTCCGCCGCACCCGCGAAATGACCGGAACCACAGAGCGTTTCATCGACGCCGCGCGGCGCGCCGGATTCGGCTGGATCGACGACCTCAATGACGCTGCGGCCCAACCGGTTTCGGGGATCGGCGCGGTCCCGCTGAACATCGTCGACGGCGTCCGCAAGGGCTCGGGTGCGGGGTATCTGATCCCCGCGCTGAGCCGGCCCAACCTGCGCGTGCAGGCGCACACCCGGGTGGCGCGGCTGCGTTTCGCCGGCACCGTCGCCCGGGGCGCCGACGTGGTCGGCCCGCACGGCCGGGCTACGCTGACCGCCGACCGAATCGTGTTGTGCGCCGGCGCCATTGAAACGGCGCACCTGCTGATGCTGTCCGGCATCGGCGAGCCGGGCATGCTGCGCGCCGCCGGGGTGCCGGTGCGCGTGGCGCTGCCGGTGGGGACGTCGTTCAGCGATCACGCCGAATGGGTGCTGCCCACCGATTGGCCGGTGGCTCCCGGACGGCCGGTGCTCGAGGTGGTGCTCAGCACCGCCGACGATCTCGAGATCAGGCCGTACACCGGCGGGTTCGTGGCGATGACCGGCGACGGAACCGCCGGGCACGCCGACTGGCCGCACCTCGGGGTGGCGCTGATGCAACCCCGCGCGCGGGGTTGCCTGACGCTGATGTCGGCCGATCCCGCCGTGCCGCCCCGCATCGAGCACCGCTACGACAGCGAGCCCGGCGACGTCGCCGCGCTGGCCCGCGGCGCCGAGTTGGCCCGCGAATTGGCCGGCGGCACAACCGATGCCGCGGCGGCCATCTGGTCGACCTCCCAACACCTTTGCGGCACGGCGCCGATGGGGGTCGACGGCGACCCGCGGGCGGTCGTCGACCCGCGGTGCCGGGTCCGCGGCATCGACAACCTGTGGGTGATCGACGGCTCGGTGCTGCCCGCCATCACCAGCCGCGGCCCGCACGCCACCATCGTGATGATCGGGCACCGGGCCGCGGAATTCGTGCGGTGA
- the rplD gene encoding 50S ribosomal protein L4: protein MALKLDVKAPGGKVEGSIELPAELFDAPANIALMHQVVTAQRAAARQGTHSTKTRGDVSGGGRKPYRQKGTGRARQGSTRAPQFTGGGVVHGPKPRDYSQRTPKKMIAAALRGALSDRARNGRIHAITELVSGQTPSTKSAKAFLGTLTERKQVLVVIGRSDEAGAKSVRNLPGVHILAPDQLNTYDVLRADDVVFSVEALRAYIAANTGTPEEVSA from the coding sequence ATGGCACTCAAGCTTGACGTGAAGGCGCCGGGCGGCAAGGTCGAGGGTTCGATCGAGCTGCCGGCCGAATTGTTCGACGCCCCCGCCAACATCGCGCTGATGCACCAGGTGGTGACCGCGCAGCGGGCGGCGGCGCGTCAGGGCACGCACTCGACGAAGACGCGCGGCGACGTCAGCGGCGGTGGCCGTAAGCCGTACCGGCAGAAGGGAACCGGCCGGGCCCGTCAGGGTTCGACGCGCGCTCCGCAGTTCACCGGCGGTGGCGTGGTGCACGGCCCCAAGCCGCGCGACTACAGCCAGCGCACGCCCAAGAAGATGATCGCCGCCGCGCTGCGCGGCGCGCTGTCCGACCGGGCCCGCAACGGGCGCATCCACGCGATCACCGAGCTGGTGTCCGGCCAGACCCCGTCGACCAAGAGCGCCAAGGCGTTCCTGGGCACGCTGACCGAGCGCAAGCAGGTGCTGGTGGTGATCGGCCGCAGCGACGAAGCCGGCGCCAAGAGCGTGCGCAACCTGCCCGGTGTGCACATCCTGGCTCCCGACCAGCTCAACACCTACGACGTGCTGCGCGCCGACGACGTGGTGTTCAGCGTCGAGGCGCTGCGCGCCTACATCGCCGCCAACACCGGTACTCCCGAGGAGGTTTCGGCCTGA
- the rpsS gene encoding 30S ribosomal protein S19, giving the protein MPRSLKKGPFVDGHLLKKVDAQNEKNTKQVIKTWSRRSTIIPDFIGHTFAVHDGRKHVPVFVTEAMVGHKLGEFAPTRTFKGHIKDDRKAKRR; this is encoded by the coding sequence ATGCCACGCAGCCTGAAGAAGGGCCCGTTCGTCGACGGCCACCTGCTCAAGAAGGTGGACGCGCAGAACGAGAAGAACACCAAGCAGGTCATCAAGACATGGTCGCGGCGTTCCACGATCATTCCTGACTTCATCGGGCACACCTTCGCCGTGCACGACGGACGCAAGCACGTGCCGGTGTTCGTCACCGAGGCGATGGTCGGCCACAAGCTTGGTGAATTCGCGCCCACCCGCACCTTCAAGGGGCACATCAAGGACGACCGGAAGGCCAAACGGCGATGA
- the rpsQ gene encoding 30S ribosomal protein S17: MAEAKKAAPKKAATAASKDADAKGPKHTPPNPKVRGRRKTRIGYVVSDKMQKTIVVELEDRVKHPLYGKIIRTTKKVKAHDENSIAGIGDRVSLMETRPTSATKRWRLVEILEKAK; encoded by the coding sequence ATGGCAGAAGCGAAGAAGGCCGCCCCCAAGAAGGCCGCCACGGCCGCGTCGAAGGACGCAGATGCCAAGGGGCCCAAGCACACTCCGCCCAACCCCAAGGTGCGGGGCCGGCGCAAGACCCGCATCGGCTACGTGGTGAGCGACAAGATGCAGAAGACCATCGTGGTCGAGCTGGAGGATCGGGTGAAGCACCCGCTGTACGGCAAGATCATCCGGACCACCAAGAAGGTCAAGGCGCACGACGAGAACAGCATCGCCGGGATCGGCGACCGCGTCTCGCTGATGGAGACCCGCCCGACGTCGGCGACCAAGCGTTGGCGGCTGGTCGAAATCCTGGAAAAGGCGAAGTAA
- the rpmC gene encoding 50S ribosomal protein L29: MAVGISPGELRELTDDELTERLRESKEELFNLRFQMATGQLTNNRRLRTVRQEIARVYTVLRERELGLASGPDGKES; this comes from the coding sequence ATGGCAGTGGGAATTTCGCCTGGCGAACTGCGTGAGCTCACCGACGACGAGCTGACCGAGCGGTTGCGCGAATCCAAGGAAGAGCTGTTCAATCTGCGTTTCCAGATGGCGACCGGCCAGCTGACCAACAACCGCCGGCTGCGCACGGTGCGTCAGGAGATCGCGCGCGTCTACACCGTGCTGCGGGAACGTGAACTGGGCCTGGCAAGCGGGCCGGACGGTAAGGAATCGTGA
- the rplP gene encoding 50S ribosomal protein L16 — protein MLIPRKVKHRKQHHPRQRGIASGGTAVNFGDYGIQALEHAYVTNRQIESARIAINRHIKRGGKVWINVFPDRPLTKKPAETRMGSGKGSPEWWVVNVKPGRVLFELSYPNEQTARAALTRAIHKLPIKARIVTREDQF, from the coding sequence ATGTTGATTCCCCGCAAGGTCAAGCACCGCAAGCAGCATCACCCCCGCCAGCGCGGCATCGCCAGCGGCGGCACGGCGGTGAACTTCGGTGACTACGGCATCCAGGCGTTAGAGCACGCCTACGTCACCAACCGGCAGATCGAGTCCGCGCGTATCGCGATCAACCGGCACATCAAGCGTGGCGGCAAGGTGTGGATCAACGTCTTCCCCGACCGCCCGCTGACCAAGAAGCCCGCCGAGACCCGGATGGGTTCGGGTAAGGGCTCACCGGAATGGTGGGTGGTCAACGTCAAGCCGGGCCGGGTGCTGTTCGAGCTCAGCTACCCCAACGAACAGACCGCCCGGGCGGCGCTGACCCGCGCGATCCACAAGTTGCCGATCAAGGCCCGCATCGTGACCCGAGAGGATCAGTTCTGA
- the rpsC gene encoding 30S ribosomal protein S3, which produces MGQKINPHGFRLGITTDWKSRWYADKQYADYVKEDVAIRRLLSTGLERAGIADVEIERTRDRVRVDIHTARPGIVIGRRGTEADRIRADLEKLTGKQVQLNILEVRNPESQAQLVAQGVAEQLSNRVAFRRAMRKAIQSAMRQPNVKGIRVQCSGRLGGAEMSRSEFYREGRVPLHTLRADIDYGLYEAKTTFGRIGVKVWIYKGDVVGGKRELAAAAPAGAERPRRERPSGTRPRRSGASGTTATGTEAGRAAASADESTAAGQPAEAAPAAEPQSTES; this is translated from the coding sequence GTGGGCCAGAAGATCAATCCGCACGGCTTCCGCCTCGGCATCACCACCGACTGGAAGTCCCGCTGGTACGCCGACAAGCAGTACGCGGACTACGTCAAGGAGGACGTCGCCATCCGCCGGCTGCTGTCGACCGGCCTGGAGCGGGCCGGTATCGCCGACGTGGAGATCGAGCGCACCCGCGACCGGGTCCGGGTGGACATCCACACCGCGCGTCCGGGCATCGTCATCGGCCGCCGCGGCACCGAGGCCGACCGGATCCGCGCCGACCTGGAGAAGCTGACCGGCAAGCAGGTGCAGCTCAACATCCTCGAGGTGAGAAACCCTGAGTCGCAAGCACAATTGGTGGCCCAGGGCGTGGCCGAGCAGTTGAGCAACCGGGTGGCGTTCCGCCGCGCGATGCGCAAGGCCATCCAGTCGGCGATGCGCCAGCCCAACGTCAAGGGCATCCGGGTGCAGTGCTCCGGCCGTCTCGGCGGCGCCGAGATGAGCCGCTCGGAGTTCTACCGCGAGGGCCGGGTGCCGCTGCACACGCTGCGCGCCGACATCGACTACGGGCTGTATGAGGCCAAGACCACCTTCGGTCGGATCGGTGTGAAGGTGTGGATCTACAAGGGAGACGTCGTCGGCGGCAAGCGCGAATTGGCCGCTGCCGCCCCGGCGGGCGCCGAGCGTCCGCGCCGCGAGCGCCCGTCGGGCACCCGCCCCCGGCGCAGTGGCGCGTCGGGCACCACGGCCACCGGCACCGAGGCCGGCCGCGCGGCCGCGAGCGCCGACGAGAGCACCGCGGCCGGGCAACCCGCCGAGGCCGCGCCCGCCGCCGAACCGCAAAGCACGGAGAGCTGA
- the rplW gene encoding 50S ribosomal protein L23 translates to MATVTDPRDIILAPVISEKSYSLLDDNVYTFVVHPDSNKTQIKIAIEKIFSVKVASVNTANRQGKRKRTRTGFGKRKSTKRAIVTLAPGSKPIDLFGAPA, encoded by the coding sequence ATGGCGACCGTCACGGACCCCCGCGACATCATCTTGGCTCCGGTGATCTCGGAGAAGTCCTATTCGTTGCTCGACGACAACGTGTACACGTTCGTGGTGCACCCCGACTCGAACAAGACGCAGATCAAGATCGCCATCGAGAAGATCTTCTCGGTCAAGGTCGCCTCGGTGAACACCGCGAACCGGCAGGGCAAGCGCAAGCGCACCCGCACCGGTTTCGGCAAACGCAAGAGCACCAAGCGGGCCATCGTCACCCTGGCGCCGGGCAGCAAGCCGATCGATCTGTTCGGGGCACCGGCGTAG
- the rplC gene encoding 50S ribosomal protein L3: MARKGILGTKLGMTQVFDENNRVVPVTVVKAGPNVVTRIRTPEQDGYSAVQLAYGEISPRKVNKPVTGQYAAAGINPRRFLAELRLDNPDAAAEYQVGQELTAEIFTDGSYVDVTGTSKGKGFAGTMKRHGFRGQGASHGAQAVHRRPGSIGGCATPARVFKGTRMAGRMGNDRVTVQNLLVHKVDTENGVLLIKGAVPGRTGGLVMVRSAVKRGEK, translated from the coding sequence ATGGCGCGTAAGGGCATTCTCGGTACCAAGCTGGGCATGACGCAGGTATTCGACGAGAACAACAGGGTCGTGCCGGTGACGGTGGTCAAGGCCGGGCCGAACGTGGTGACCCGCATCCGCACGCCCGAGCAGGACGGCTACAGCGCGGTGCAGCTGGCGTACGGCGAGATCAGTCCGCGCAAGGTGAACAAGCCGGTGACCGGCCAGTACGCCGCGGCGGGCATCAACCCGCGCCGGTTTCTGGCCGAGCTGCGGCTGGACAACCCGGACGCGGCGGCCGAATACCAGGTCGGCCAGGAGCTGACGGCGGAGATCTTCACCGACGGCAGCTACGTCGACGTCACCGGAACCTCCAAGGGCAAGGGCTTCGCCGGAACCATGAAGCGGCACGGCTTCCGCGGTCAGGGCGCCAGCCACGGCGCCCAGGCGGTGCACCGGCGGCCGGGTTCCATCGGCGGCTGCGCCACCCCCGCCCGGGTGTTCAAGGGCACCAGGATGGCCGGCCGGATGGGCAACGACCGGGTGACGGTCCAGAACCTGTTGGTGCACAAGGTCGATACCGAGAACGGCGTGCTGCTGATCAAGGGCGCGGTCCCCGGCCGCACCGGCGGACTCGTCATGGTCCGCAGCGCGGTCAAACGAGGTGAGAAGTAA
- the rpsJ gene encoding 30S ribosomal protein S10: MAGQKIRIRLKAYDHEAIDASARKIVETVVRTGASVVGPVPLPTEKNVYCVIRSPHKYKDSREHFEMRTHKRLIDILDPTPKTVDALMRIDLPASVDVNIQ; encoded by the coding sequence GTGGCGGGACAGAAGATCCGCATCAGGCTTAAGGCCTACGACCATGAGGCTATCGACGCCTCGGCGCGCAAGATCGTCGAGACCGTCGTCCGCACGGGTGCCAGCGTCGTAGGGCCGGTGCCGCTGCCGACCGAGAAGAACGTGTATTGCGTCATCCGCTCCCCGCACAAGTACAAGGACTCGCGGGAGCACTTCGAGATGCGTACGCACAAGCGGCTGATCGACATCCTCGACCCGACGCCGAAGACCGTCGACGCGCTGATGCGCATCGACCTTCCGGCCAGTGTCGACGTCAACATCCAGTAG
- the rplB gene encoding 50S ribosomal protein L2 — protein sequence MAIRKYKPTSPGRRGASVSDFSEVTRSTPEKSLVRPLHGHGGRNAHGRITTRHKGGGHKRAYRVIDFRRNDKDGVNAKVAHIEYDPNRTANIALLHFLDGEKRYIIAPQGLSQGDVVESGPNADIKPGNNLPLRNIPAGTVIHAVELRPGGGAKLARSAGSSIQLLGKEGSYASLRMPSGEIRRVDVRCRATVGEVGNAEQANINWGKAGRMRWKGKRPSVRGVVMNPVDHPHGGGEGKTSGGRHPVSPWGKPEGRTRHPNKASNKLIVRRRRTGKKHGR from the coding sequence ATGGCAATTCGTAAGTACAAGCCGACGAGCCCGGGCCGTCGCGGCGCCAGCGTGTCCGATTTCTCCGAGGTCACTCGTTCCACCCCGGAGAAGTCGCTGGTGCGTCCGCTGCACGGTCACGGTGGCCGCAACGCGCACGGCCGCATCACCACCCGCCACAAGGGCGGCGGCCACAAGCGCGCCTACCGGGTGATCGACTTCCGCCGCAACGACAAAGACGGCGTCAACGCCAAGGTCGCGCACATCGAGTACGACCCCAACCGGACCGCCAACATCGCGCTGCTGCACTTCCTGGACGGCGAGAAGCGTTACATCATTGCCCCACAGGGACTCTCGCAGGGCGACGTGGTGGAGTCGGGTCCCAACGCCGACATCAAGCCCGGCAACAACCTGCCGTTGCGCAACATCCCGGCCGGTACCGTGATCCACGCGGTGGAACTGCGGCCCGGCGGTGGCGCCAAGCTGGCCCGGTCGGCCGGGTCCAGCATCCAGCTGCTCGGCAAGGAGGGCAGCTACGCGTCGCTGCGGATGCCGTCCGGCGAGATCCGCCGGGTCGACGTGCGCTGCCGCGCCACCGTCGGCGAGGTCGGCAACGCCGAGCAGGCCAACATCAACTGGGGCAAGGCCGGCCGCATGCGGTGGAAGGGCAAGCGCCCGTCCGTCCGCGGTGTGGTGATGAACCCGGTGGACCACCCGCACGGTGGTGGTGAGGGTAAGACCTCCGGTGGTCGCCACCCGGTGAGCCCCTGGGGCAAGCCGGAGGGCCGCACCCGCCACCCGAACAAGGCCAGCAACAAACTCATCGTCCGGCGCCGGCGCACCGGCAAGAAGCACGGTCGCTAG
- a CDS encoding TetR/AcrR family transcriptional regulator: MLEAAVTLLRAGGPSAVTVDAVTRTANVARATLYRHFPSGNDLLAAAFNSLIPASPTPPAEGSLRDRLVAVVLAQAEAVAQAPTMMTAMTWLALGRDLEAWPQPRADDSVAITTLRERIAQQYSEPFDVIFDSPEAAELGEVDRSRAIALLIGPLVLGRLSTLPDFDYRECALAAVDGFLHVQSARARAARVESAGA; encoded by the coding sequence CTGCTCGAAGCCGCCGTCACGCTGCTGCGTGCCGGTGGTCCCAGCGCGGTGACGGTCGACGCGGTCACCCGCACCGCCAACGTGGCCCGGGCGACGCTGTACCGGCACTTCCCGAGCGGAAACGATCTGCTGGCGGCGGCGTTCAACAGCCTGATCCCGGCCTCGCCGACCCCGCCCGCCGAGGGGTCGCTGCGCGACCGGCTGGTCGCGGTGGTACTGGCCCAGGCCGAGGCCGTCGCCCAGGCCCCGACCATGATGACGGCCATGACCTGGCTGGCGCTGGGCCGCGACCTGGAGGCGTGGCCGCAACCCCGCGCCGACGACAGCGTGGCGATCACCACGCTGCGCGAGCGCATCGCCCAGCAGTACTCGGAGCCGTTCGACGTCATCTTCGACAGCCCGGAGGCCGCCGAACTGGGGGAGGTGGACCGGTCCCGGGCGATCGCCCTGCTGATCGGCCCGCTGGTGCTGGGCCGGCTGTCCACCCTGCCCGATTTCGACTACCGCGAGTGCGCGCTGGCGGCGGTGGACGGCTTCCTGCACGTCCAGTCCGCCCGGGCCAGGGCGGCGAGGGTCGAATCCGCAGGTGCCTGA
- a CDS encoding arylsulfatase, protein MVAGSGQSAEFSGRVELDIRDSEPDWGPYAAPTAPPNAPNILYLVWDDTGIATWDCFGGLVEMPAMSRIAERGVRLSQFHTTALCSPTRAALLTGRNATTVGMATIEEFTEGFPNANGRIPFDTALLSEALAEHGYNTYCVGKWHLTPLEESNMASTKRHWPTSRGFERFYGFLGGETDQWYPDLVYDNHPVSPPATPEDGYHLSKDLADKTIEFIRDAKVIAPEKPWFSYVCPGAGHAPHHVFKEWADRYAGRFDMGYERYREVVLERQKAMGIVPSDTELSPVNPYLDVTGPSGEPWPLQDTVRPWDSLNDEEKKLFARMAEVFAGFLSYTDAQIGRILDYLEESGQLDDTIIVVISDNGASGEGGPNGSVNEGKFFNGYIDTVEESMKLFDQLGGPQTYNHYPIGWAMAFNTPYKLYKRYASHEGGIADTAIISWPNGIAAHGEIRDNYVNVCDITPTVYDLLGMSPPETVKGIAQKPLDGVSFKAALDDPNADTGKTTQFYTMLGTRGIWHEGWFANTVHAATPAGWSHFDADRWELFHIEADRSQCHDLAAENPDKLEELKALWFAEAARYNGLPLSDLNILETMTRSRPYLVGERDSYVYYPDCADVGIGAAAEIRGRSFSVLAEATVDTTGAEGVLFKQGGAHGGHVLFIQDGRLHYVYNFLGERQQEVSSSVPVPLGRHLFGASYARTGTVPDSHTPLGDLTLFIDDEVVGTLAGVSTHPGTFGLAGAGITVGRNGGSGVSSRFKAPFVFTGGTIARVTLDLSGRPYRDVETEIALAFSRD, encoded by the coding sequence ATGGTGGCTGGTTCGGGGCAATCCGCGGAATTTTCCGGCCGGGTCGAGCTCGACATCCGGGATTCCGAACCGGACTGGGGACCCTACGCCGCGCCGACCGCCCCGCCGAACGCGCCCAACATCCTGTATCTGGTCTGGGACGACACCGGGATCGCGACGTGGGACTGCTTCGGCGGTCTGGTGGAGATGCCGGCCATGTCGCGCATCGCCGAACGCGGCGTCCGGCTCTCGCAGTTCCACACCACCGCGCTGTGCTCGCCGACCCGGGCGGCGTTGCTCACCGGTCGCAACGCCACGACCGTCGGGATGGCCACCATCGAGGAGTTCACCGAGGGCTTCCCCAACGCCAACGGCCGCATCCCGTTCGACACCGCGCTGCTGTCCGAGGCGCTCGCCGAACACGGTTACAACACTTACTGTGTCGGCAAGTGGCACCTGACGCCGCTGGAAGAATCCAACATGGCCTCGACCAAGCGGCACTGGCCGACCTCGCGCGGCTTCGAGCGGTTCTACGGCTTCCTGGGCGGCGAGACCGATCAGTGGTACCCCGACCTGGTCTACGACAACCATCCGGTGAGCCCGCCGGCCACCCCGGAGGACGGCTACCACCTCTCCAAGGACCTCGCCGACAAGACGATCGAGTTCATCCGCGACGCCAAAGTGATTGCGCCGGAAAAGCCTTGGTTCTCCTATGTGTGCCCGGGCGCCGGGCACGCGCCGCATCACGTGTTCAAGGAATGGGCCGACCGTTACGCCGGCCGCTTCGACATGGGTTATGAGCGCTACCGCGAGGTGGTGCTGGAGCGGCAGAAGGCGATGGGGATCGTGCCGTCCGACACCGAATTGTCCCCGGTGAACCCGTATCTGGACGTGACGGGGCCGAGCGGCGAGCCCTGGCCGTTGCAGGACACGGTGCGGCCGTGGGACTCGTTGAACGACGAGGAGAAGAAGCTGTTCGCCCGGATGGCCGAGGTGTTCGCCGGCTTCCTGAGCTACACCGACGCCCAGATCGGCCGGATCCTGGACTATCTCGAGGAATCAGGCCAGTTGGACGACACCATCATCGTGGTGATCTCCGACAACGGCGCCAGCGGCGAGGGTGGCCCGAACGGATCGGTCAACGAGGGCAAGTTCTTCAACGGCTACATCGACACCGTCGAGGAAAGCATGAAGCTGTTCGATCAGCTCGGCGGGCCGCAGACCTACAACCATTACCCGATCGGCTGGGCGATGGCGTTCAACACCCCCTACAAGCTGTACAAGCGGTACGCCTCGCACGAGGGCGGCATCGCCGACACGGCGATCATCTCCTGGCCCAACGGAATCGCCGCGCACGGCGAGATCCGCGACAACTACGTCAACGTCTGCGACATCACCCCGACCGTGTACGACCTGCTGGGCATGTCCCCGCCGGAAACCGTCAAGGGGATCGCGCAGAAGCCGCTGGACGGCGTGAGTTTCAAAGCGGCCCTTGATGATCCGAACGCCGACACCGGAAAGACCACCCAGTTCTACACCATGCTGGGCACCCGCGGCATCTGGCATGAGGGCTGGTTCGCCAACACCGTGCACGCGGCCACCCCGGCCGGCTGGTCGCACTTCGACGCCGACCGCTGGGAGCTGTTCCATATCGAGGCCGACCGCAGCCAATGCCACGACCTGGCCGCCGAAAACCCGGACAAACTCGAAGAACTCAAGGCGTTGTGGTTCGCGGAGGCGGCCAGGTACAACGGGCTGCCGTTGTCGGACCTGAACATCCTGGAGACCATGACCCGGTCCCGGCCGTACCTGGTCGGCGAACGGGACAGCTATGTCTACTACCCCGACTGCGCCGACGTCGGCATCGGCGCCGCCGCCGAGATCCGCGGCCGATCGTTCTCGGTGCTGGCCGAGGCAACCGTCGACACCACCGGCGCCGAGGGGGTGCTGTTCAAGCAGGGCGGGGCGCACGGCGGGCACGTGCTGTTCATCCAGGACGGGCGGCTGCACTACGTCTACAACTTCCTCGGCGAACGCCAGCAGGAGGTCTCCTCGTCGGTGCCCGTGCCGCTGGGCAGGCATCTGTTCGGCGCCAGCTATGCACGGACGGGGACGGTCCCCGACAGCCACACCCCGCTCGGTGACCTGACGCTGTTCATCGACGACGAGGTCGTCGGCACCCTGGCCGGGGTGAGCACCCACCCGGGGACGTTCGGGCTGGCGGGTGCCGGAATCACCGTGGGCCGCAACGGCGGATCGGGGGTGTCCAGCCGGTTCAAGGCGCCGTTCGTGTTCACCGGCGGCACCATCGCCCGGGTCACCCTCGACCTGTCCGGCCGGCCCTATCGCGACGTGGAAACCGAGATCGCCCTTGCCTTTTCGCGGGACTGA